CAGGCGGCGGGCGCTGGCGCAGCCGACGTTCAAGGTCAGCTCGAACTTGCCTTCGGACCAGTACTTGTCGATGGCGTCCCGGATGTACTCCAGGGGCTTTTCCAGGTCGTGGCCCGGCAGGTAGCTCTTCACTTCCGGCAGCACCAACAAGCGGCTCACCGGATCTTCGATGAAGGCGCGGCCGCTGTCGAAGGCCAGCGCGGTCTGCCGGATCTCGACGTCCACGTCGTCGAGGCCCACGCTCTCGAGCTCCTCGGAGAGCGTCTCTATCGTGTGGCGCGCCGCGATGGACTCTTCCACCACGCGGCCGAGCTCGCCCTCGTCCTGCTTCAGCGCGTACTCCCGGAGCAGGTCCGCCACTTCCTGGAACGAACCGCGCAGGGGCAACGCCACCAGCGCCTGTCCTCCCGGGTACAGCAGCCGATGCATCTCACGGTACAGATCCAGGCGCGCCTCCGTGGAGCCCACCGGATGGAGGCACACGGTGTGCGAGAACGTCTGCGCTTCGAGCCCCGTGGGGAAGTCCGTCGCTTCCACGTACTCGATGGGAACTTCCCCCAGGGCAGCCGCCTTGTTGCGGGCCAGCTCCAGCGCCGCCGCGGAAGGATCCACGCCCACCACCGTGGAGCCCCCGTTGATCTCGTACAGCTGCTTGTCCGGATAGCCCGTGCGGCACCCGAGATGCGCGAAGCGAGCGCCTTCCCCCGCCAGCACCATCTCCAACAAGAGCTCGCCGAAGAAGGAGAGATAGCGCGGCACGACGAAGGTCTCCATGACGGCCGCGTCGGCCGGGGCGAGCAACTCCGTCGGTATCACACCACCCGAGCTATCAACCCGGAGCCTTGGAAGCAATCCCGACGTGGGCGCGTTATGATCCCGGCGTGGAGCCCCTGGTCAAAGCTGCGCTATTGGCGGCCTCGCTGTCCGCGGTGGTGCGGGCCGCGGAGGTGGGGCAGGCACCCCTCGGGCAGCCTCAGCTGCTGGTGGAAAGCGCCGCTGACGCCCAAAAAGGCCTGTCCGCGCAGTGCCCCGCGGACACCCTGCCGGACGGTCGGGTGTGCATTCCGGTGCCTCGGACCAGCTCCGGGGAGGCGCTGGTCGCCGAGCAGGCCGGGCACCGCGACAAGACCGGGCAGTGGCGCATCTACGATCAGATCCCACGGCGGCCGGATCGCCCGAAGAGCTACCGCGCGTACCGCTATCCCGTACCCCTCACGGAAGGGCAGGCCTTCGTGGCCAGCGGCTACGATCTGGATCGCCCGGATGCCGAGCAGCGCCGCGGCGAGAACCTCAAGGCCATCGGCCATGGCGGCATCGACATCGCGCAGAAGCGCGGCACCGAAGTGCGTCTGGTGAACCTCGAGCATCAGGTGGGGGACGCCGAGGTGCTGTTCGTCGGCGAGCTGTTCGGCAACTCCGTGGTCACGCGCCACGCCGTCCGTGAAGGGGGGCGTTTGCGGGACTATGTCGTCATCTACGGACACCTTGATGGACCCGCGCCCGGCATTGCGCGCGGAATGAACGCGCGCGAGGGCTCGCTGCTCGGGTTTGTCGGAGACTCGGGCGCACCCGGGGACGTGCATTTGCACCTCGAGGTGCGCCGTGTGCGGGACGGAGTGAATGCCGCAGATCTCAGCGCGAGGGGCATCACGCAAAACGCCAAGACGGTGGTGTGCGACCCGCGCAATGTGCTGCCGCTCGGCAAGAGCTGAATGTTGGGGCGGCGCGAAACCCGGCGCGGCGCGCGGCAGTCGCGGGTTGCGGGAGCGGGAGCGGATGCGGGAGCGGGAGCGGGAGCGGATGCGGGAGCGGGAGCGGGGGCGGACGTGGGGGCGGGGGCGGCGGAAATCTATCCGCCCTTCCATGTTCGTAGGACGAACATCGGCGCAGGGATGCGCGCTCATCCCCGCTTCCAGGTTCGCCTGGCGTGTCTGGCGAACATCGGAGCGGGGATAGATTCGGGCGGGGCGTGCAACGGCGGCGTTCCCTCCACTCGCCATCAAGCCCGCGCTTCGCGGGAGCCACATGTCTGCGCCTGCCATTTCTACTCGGCGCTCCCCCCACCCCGACACGCGAGCCCAATGTCCGCGGCAGCGCGCACGGTGGCGCGGAACCTCGGCGCTCAATGTCTGCGTCGTTTCCACGCACCGGCATTTGCACGTAGGCCTCGCTCGGGGGCCACATGTCCGCGTCGTTTCCGCGCGCCGGCATTTGCACGTAGGCCTCGCTCGGGGTGTCCGATCCTACCGGCGTGCTCGGCGGCCTCCAGGCCAAGCCGGCTTCGCCGGTGGCTGCTGACGCAGCCAGCCTGGACCCCGCCTGCGACTCGCCGGTGAGGGGTGGGACACCCCTCGCGCAGTGGGCGCGGACGGGCGAACGCGGAGAACTCGAATGCTCAGGATCTACTCGGACATGCTCGATTGGCTCGAAGATCTCGTGGAGCTCATCGCTCGAATCGAGAAGCACGACCCGGACTTGGCTCGCCAGCTTCGACGGGCGTCGCGCTCGGTCGTGCTCAATACCGCCGAAGGCATGGATGCGCGCGGCCGCAACAAGAGCGCCAAGTACACCATTGCGCTCTGCGAAATGCGCGAGAGCTACGCTGTGCTCGAGGTCAGCGTTCGGCTTCGCTACATCCCGCCCCTGGTCGCGCCCCTCGAAGACCGCTCGCAGAAGATCATCGGCACCTTGTATCGCCTCGCGCATTCACGAGCGCAGTAGGGCGCCGCGAAGGGGCGCAGCACTTGGTGCGCCCCTTCGCACCGTCGCGTGGCTACGGATTGGGGCCACACAGCACCGGTGTTGACGCGAGGTGAATGAACGAAAGTGCGCCAGCATCCACTTCGATGGGTTGGCAACTCTGCTGGTAGCAAATCTCCAGGGGGTCACACTGGATCTCGTACTGTGTTCCTTGAAGATCGCCCGTACAGCCCGTCTCGCCGATTGCCGAGATCATCATGGTGGCGCTCTCCAAGTTGGGATCCGAAGTGGCACACGTGTAGCTTGGAGGTGTGCAAACAGCACACGTCGTCGTCATCCCATCGGCAGCGTCGTCGGGACCGGCGTCTGACATTCCCCCATCCGGGGCCACACCGCGCTTTGAGTCAGACGACCCACAACCGAGGCCGGACGCCAGGAGCAGAAGGAGTCCGACCCTGATCAAGCCAAACCGTGGCCTCTTGTTCATGTGATTCCTTGAACGCATCTCTTGTGCCGTACTCGATGGCCGGCGAAGACTCTCCACGGCTGACGCCACAAATTGCGACGTAGCTCTTGGCGTGCGGGTGTCCACCTTCCGGCGCCGGACATGGGTCGACGAGGTCTACCCTCCCCCATGACACAATTTGGCTCACAGACGAGAGACTCGGCGCGCCAAATGTCCGCGGAGGCGGGAGCGGTTGCGGGAGCGGGTCCGGTTGCGGGAGCGGGTCTGGACGCGGGAGCGGGGCCGGTTGCGGGAGCGGGAGCGGACGCGGGTGCGGACGCGGGCGCCGGTCCGGACGCGGGTGCGCGGACGCGCGGGGTTGCGTCAGGGGACGAGTTTGTAGCCGTAGCCGTAGACGGTGAGGATGTGTTGCGGCTTTTCCGGGCGCTTCTCGAGCTTCTTGCGGAGCTTGACCACGTAGTTGTCGATGGTGCGGTTCGACGGGTTGGCGTCGACGCCCCACACCTTGTTCAGGATTTCCTCGCGGCTCACGGGTTGGCCCTGGCGCTCGTGCAGGAAGCGGAGGAGCTCGACCTCGTAGAAGCTCAGGGATTCCTCTTTCTCGCCGTCGCGCAGGAGCGTGTGGGAGCTCACGTTCACGCTGGCATTGCCCACGCGAAAGACCAGGGTCTCGCTCGGACGGTTGATGCGACGAAACAGCGCGCGAATGCGGGCGATGAGCTCACCGACGCTGAACGGCTTGGTGACGTAGTCGTCCGCTCCGGCGTCCAGGCCGCGGATCTTGTCGGCCTCCTGACTGCGGGCGGTGAGCATGATCACCGGCATGAAGGCGTCGAAACGCCGGAGCTCCTCGCACACCTGGTAGCCGTTCATGTCCGGCAGCATCAGATCGAGGAGCACCACGTTGGGGCGCTCATGGCGCGCCAACGTGACGCCCTCTTTGCCCGTCTTGGCGACGACCACGCGAAAGCCCTCGAACTCGAGCGCATCCGAGAGCCCGAGGACGATGTGGGGCTCGTCTTCGATGATCAGGATCGTCTTCGGGAGCTCCATGACCGCCCGGGCATCCTACCGAATGGCCCGGGCGGGTAAAGGCCGACCATCAAGTCGAGGTCACAGCGGTTTTCCGAGGCAAGCGATGAACACGGTGGAACCTGAAGCGGGCGTTTCATCGCCAACGAAACGCAGCTTGCGCGCGGGGTGGCAGTCCTTCACCAGCTCCGGGTTGCCGACCGCTACGGACGGATCCGCGTCGATGTAGCACCAGCCCACGGCATCCGCGGCGGGCACGAGGTCGTTCTCACACGACGCCTTGTTCGTCGCCTCCCCCAGCTCGCACATGCAGAACGAATCCGGCGTGCAGTCCGGTGCGCCTTCGAGGCCGCACTGTCCGGTCTGCTTCAACCGGCTGAGCACGGGCTTGACCAGCTTCGAATCCACGGCGCTTCGGTTCTGAGCGCCGTCACAGGAGCAGCCGCCGCCGGACTTCACTTCCACCACGGCG
This window of the Polyangiaceae bacterium genome carries:
- a CDS encoding class I SAM-dependent methyltransferase, whose amino-acid sequence is METFVVPRYLSFFGELLLEMVLAGEGARFAHLGCRTGYPDKQLYEINGGSTVVGVDPSAAALELARNKAAALGEVPIEYVEATDFPTGLEAQTFSHTVCLHPVGSTEARLDLYREMHRLLYPGGQALVALPLRGSFQEVADLLREYALKQDEGELGRVVEESIAARHTIETLSEELESVGLDDVDVEIRQTALAFDSGRAFIEDPVSRLLVLPEVKSYLPGHDLEKPLEYIRDAIDKYWSEGKFELTLNVGCASARRLE
- a CDS encoding response regulator transcription factor — protein: MELPKTILIIEDEPHIVLGLSDALEFEGFRVVVAKTGKEGVTLARHERPNVVLLDLMLPDMNGYQVCEELRRFDAFMPVIMLTARSQEADKIRGLDAGADDYVTKPFSVGELIARIRALFRRINRPSETLVFRVGNASVNVSSHTLLRDGEKEESLSFYEVELLRFLHERQGQPVSREEILNKVWGVDANPSNRTIDNYVVKLRKKLEKRPEKPQHILTVYGYGYKLVP
- a CDS encoding four helix bundle protein, producing MLRIYSDMLDWLEDLVELIARIEKHDPDLARQLRRASRSVVLNTAEGMDARGRNKSAKYTIALCEMRESYAVLEVSVRLRYIPPLVAPLEDRSQKIIGTLYRLAHSRAQ
- a CDS encoding M23 family metallopeptidase, whose protein sequence is MEPLVKAALLAASLSAVVRAAEVGQAPLGQPQLLVESAADAQKGLSAQCPADTLPDGRVCIPVPRTSSGEALVAEQAGHRDKTGQWRIYDQIPRRPDRPKSYRAYRYPVPLTEGQAFVASGYDLDRPDAEQRRGENLKAIGHGGIDIAQKRGTEVRLVNLEHQVGDAEVLFVGELFGNSVVTRHAVREGGRLRDYVVIYGHLDGPAPGIARGMNAREGSLLGFVGDSGAPGDVHLHLEVRRVRDGVNAADLSARGITQNAKTVVCDPRNVLPLGKS